Proteins encoded in a region of the Haloglomus salinum genome:
- a CDS encoding aldo/keto reductase has translation MVTKEASWAYRDGVDEEFARTYFRRFGPGVVSSVGVGTYLGNPTDEQDERYETAVRQAVESGVSVVDTAVNYRAQRSERAVGRAIEAADVDREALLVATKGGFVPFDGTQPDDPAAYVRDEWFEPDYASPEEMVRGNCLAPRFLDRSLDLSLENLGLDTVDLYYVHNPETQLEERDREAVYDLLEAAFVRLEERREAGDLRYYGVATWECFRVPQDHPHYLSLPEVVRRARAASDRVDTNATGFRAVQLPFNVHMADAFTRAAHDGPEGPQSALAFAHEAGLDVFTSAPLKQGALASEGAIPDDVASKLAGETPAQRAINFARSAPGVTAALVGTGSPEHVDENVGAGRHEPLGADAFDATFE, from the coding sequence ATGGTCACCAAGGAGGCGTCGTGGGCGTACCGCGACGGCGTCGACGAGGAGTTCGCGCGGACCTACTTCCGCCGGTTCGGACCGGGCGTCGTCTCCTCGGTCGGCGTCGGCACCTACCTCGGCAACCCCACGGACGAGCAGGACGAGCGCTACGAGACGGCGGTGCGGCAGGCCGTCGAGTCCGGCGTGAGCGTCGTCGACACGGCCGTCAACTACCGCGCCCAGCGCTCGGAGCGCGCGGTGGGTCGGGCCATCGAGGCCGCCGACGTGGACCGCGAGGCCCTGCTCGTCGCGACGAAAGGCGGGTTCGTCCCGTTCGACGGCACCCAGCCGGACGACCCGGCGGCGTACGTCCGCGATGAGTGGTTCGAACCCGATTACGCGAGCCCCGAGGAGATGGTCCGGGGGAACTGCCTCGCCCCGCGCTTCCTGGACCGGTCGCTGGACCTGTCGCTGGAGAACCTCGGGCTGGACACGGTCGACCTGTACTACGTCCACAACCCCGAGACGCAGCTGGAGGAGCGCGACCGCGAGGCGGTGTACGACCTGCTGGAGGCCGCGTTCGTCCGGCTGGAGGAGCGCCGCGAGGCCGGCGACCTGCGCTACTACGGCGTCGCGACCTGGGAGTGCTTCCGGGTGCCCCAGGACCACCCGCACTATCTCTCCCTGCCCGAGGTCGTGCGCCGGGCACGCGCCGCGAGCGACCGCGTGGACACGAACGCGACCGGCTTCCGGGCGGTACAGCTGCCGTTCAACGTCCACATGGCCGACGCGTTCACCCGTGCGGCCCACGACGGGCCCGAGGGGCCACAGAGCGCGCTCGCGTTCGCCCACGAGGCCGGACTGGACGTCTTCACCAGCGCGCCACTGAAGCAGGGTGCCCTCGCGAGCGAGGGGGCCATCCCCGACGACGTGGCGTCGAAGCTGGCCGGTGAGACACCCGCCCAGCGGGCCATCAACTTCGCCCGCTCGGCGCCGGGCGTGACCGCCGCGCTCGTCGGGACGGGCAGCCCGGAGCACGTCGACGAGAACGTCGGCGCCGGCCGCCACGAGCCGCTGGGTGCCGACGCGTTCGACGCCACGTTCGAGTGA
- a CDS encoding endonuclease V — MREPPARFDPDPTLSRAEMESLQRGIADAASFTDDLSFDPDRAGEAGTEAPLVAGVDQAFRTDRDPEQAVSAVVLWRGGEVVERTHAVADCELPYIPGLLSFREAPSILAAFRELEREPDLALFDGSGRIHFRQAGLATHVGAALDLPSVGIAKSLLCGTPRESVDALSEGARVPIEVREGDDVDAPVGTVIGYAFQSRQFPDSKRINPLYVSPGHHVSAGTAVDLVERCGGDYKLPEPTRLADAYADECKRGGRDG; from the coding sequence ATGCGCGAGCCGCCAGCCCGCTTCGACCCGGACCCGACGCTCTCCCGTGCCGAGATGGAGTCGCTCCAGCGCGGCATCGCCGACGCGGCCAGCTTCACCGACGACCTGTCGTTCGACCCGGACCGAGCGGGCGAGGCCGGCACCGAGGCGCCGCTCGTCGCCGGCGTCGACCAGGCGTTCCGGACGGACCGTGACCCCGAGCAGGCCGTCAGTGCCGTCGTCCTGTGGCGCGGTGGCGAGGTCGTCGAGCGGACCCACGCCGTCGCCGACTGCGAGCTGCCGTACATCCCGGGGCTGCTCTCGTTCCGGGAGGCACCCTCCATCCTCGCCGCCTTCCGGGAGCTCGAGCGCGAACCCGACCTCGCGCTGTTCGACGGGAGCGGGCGCATCCACTTCCGGCAGGCGGGTCTCGCGACCCACGTCGGCGCGGCGCTGGACCTGCCCAGCGTCGGCATCGCCAAGTCGCTGCTCTGCGGGACTCCACGCGAATCCGTGGACGCGCTCTCCGAGGGTGCGCGTGTCCCCATCGAGGTCCGTGAGGGTGACGACGTGGACGCTCCTGTCGGGACCGTCATCGGCTACGCCTTCCAGAGCCGCCAGTTTCCCGACTCGAAGCGCATCAACCCGCTGTACGTCTCGCCCGGCCACCACGTGAGCGCCGGAACGGCCGTCGACCTCGTCGAGCGCTGCGGCGGCGACTACAAGCTCCCCGAGCCGACACGGCTGGCCGACGCGTACGCCGACGAGTGCAAGCGCGGGGGCCGCGACGGGTAG
- a CDS encoding sensor histidine kinase produces MSHRRSQGGDRPSPFELCVYVVAGLHVLAGAYIAATGRLPVGPGIDGPRVRLLLAAGVSSGPSVLVLLGALGLRRTAYPDPDWRHVGGWYLAGVGFGVATLAWLVVGTGPAVPVPVPGELQATWLVVAGGLGGASGFVMGVWRGEAARSRHASARLLATGDQAAWLFDPRRSATLYVNPAYERLFGQDTEELVDDPRAVVEVVHPDDREALRDGFDRLADGDPVEFELRANPDDGFGRWVWLSGWPVGDGGDRDTVACVARDVTSRRTHRERLVRLHDATRELFTAETEEAAARKATDAAEEVLGLRLNTIWLHDDERDELLSAAASAAAEAASRPLPRFKTGTRLAREVYESGESQVYNEVRVAPGGPNAPTRSEMVLPLGEYGVFMAGSTTTGPLEDWQVSLGKVLAANVEVALARIEGTRELEESRRALERRNERLDEFTSVVSHDLRNPLAVARGHLELVDEECDHESVETIDSALDRMGTLIDDLLTLAREGEAIDEPQSFDLGDHVRDCWAGVETDEARLEVETDTTIEADPSRLTQLFENLFRNAVEHGSTADDPVTVTVGSLPRGFYVEDDGPGIPPDDRESVFEAGYTTEREGTGFGLSIVQTIAEAHGWDIMVTEGSEGGARFEVTGVTVY; encoded by the coding sequence GTGTCACACCGACGGTCGCAGGGGGGCGACCGACCGTCACCGTTCGAGCTCTGCGTCTACGTCGTCGCTGGGCTCCACGTCCTCGCGGGGGCCTACATCGCCGCGACCGGGCGGCTCCCAGTCGGCCCTGGAATCGACGGGCCGAGAGTGCGGCTGCTCCTCGCGGCCGGGGTGAGTTCCGGGCCGTCGGTGCTGGTGCTGCTGGGCGCGCTCGGCCTGCGACGGACGGCGTACCCGGACCCCGACTGGCGTCACGTCGGTGGCTGGTACCTGGCAGGCGTCGGGTTCGGGGTCGCCACGCTGGCCTGGCTCGTCGTCGGCACCGGCCCGGCCGTCCCGGTGCCGGTTCCGGGGGAACTCCAGGCCACCTGGCTGGTGGTCGCCGGCGGCCTTGGTGGGGCATCCGGGTTCGTCATGGGAGTGTGGCGCGGCGAGGCTGCCCGCAGCCGTCATGCGTCGGCGCGCCTGCTCGCGACCGGCGACCAGGCAGCGTGGCTGTTCGACCCGAGGCGCTCGGCGACCCTCTACGTCAACCCGGCGTACGAGCGCCTGTTCGGACAGGACACCGAGGAGCTGGTCGACGACCCGCGGGCCGTCGTCGAGGTGGTTCACCCCGACGACCGCGAGGCGCTCCGCGACGGGTTCGACCGACTCGCCGACGGCGACCCCGTCGAGTTCGAACTCCGGGCGAACCCCGACGACGGGTTCGGGCGCTGGGTGTGGCTGAGCGGGTGGCCCGTCGGTGACGGCGGCGACCGTGACACCGTCGCCTGCGTCGCCCGCGATGTCACCAGCCGGCGGACGCACCGCGAGCGGCTGGTGCGACTCCACGACGCCACGCGGGAACTGTTCACGGCGGAGACGGAGGAGGCAGCCGCGCGGAAGGCGACGGACGCGGCCGAGGAGGTGCTCGGGCTCCGGCTCAACACCATCTGGCTCCACGACGACGAGCGCGACGAGCTGCTCTCGGCGGCGGCGAGCGCGGCCGCCGAAGCCGCCTCCCGACCGCTTCCGCGGTTCAAGACCGGGACGAGACTCGCACGGGAGGTCTACGAGTCCGGCGAATCCCAGGTGTACAACGAGGTCCGGGTCGCACCCGGCGGCCCCAACGCCCCGACGCGAAGCGAGATGGTGCTTCCGCTGGGCGAGTACGGCGTGTTCATGGCCGGGTCGACGACGACCGGCCCGCTCGAGGACTGGCAGGTGTCGCTGGGGAAGGTGCTGGCCGCGAACGTGGAGGTGGCGCTGGCGCGCATCGAGGGGACCCGGGAACTGGAGGAGAGTCGCCGCGCGCTCGAGCGGCGCAACGAGCGGCTCGACGAGTTCACGAGCGTCGTGAGCCACGACCTCCGTAACCCACTGGCGGTCGCACGAGGTCACCTGGAGCTCGTCGACGAGGAGTGCGACCACGAGAGCGTCGAGACAATCGACTCGGCGCTCGACCGCATGGGAACACTCATCGACGACCTGCTCACGCTCGCCCGCGAGGGGGAGGCCATCGACGAACCACAGTCGTTCGACCTCGGAGACCACGTCCGGGACTGCTGGGCCGGCGTCGAGACCGACGAGGCCCGGCTGGAAGTCGAGACGGACACGACGATAGAGGCCGACCCGAGCCGGCTCACACAGCTGTTCGAGAACCTCTTCCGGAACGCCGTGGAGCATGGCTCCACAGCTGACGACCCCGTGACCGTCACCGTCGGGTCGCTGCCGCGGGGGTTCTACGTCGAGGACGACGGCCCGGGCATCCCGCCGGACGACCGCGAATCCGTGTTCGAGGCCGGCTACACGACCGAGCGCGAGGGGACCGGGTTCGGGCTCAGCATCGTCCAGACCATCGCCGAGGCCCACGGGTGGGATATCATGGTCACAGAGGGAAGCGAGGGAGGCGCCCGCTTCGAGGTGACGGGTGTGACGGTCTACTGA
- a CDS encoding rhomboid family intramembrane serine protease — MANCAVCGKHVDMPYRCNRCGENYCSEHRLPENHSCAGLNDWNDPDGVFDSGFDDGVNERGGSGGFLSGLTSTGGPLSYFRGNVSYLFLAIMFVVFILEFLVIFLVPGLFRDIFVLTSENPFYVWTWVTSVFSHSPNTFFHIIGNGIVLYFFGPVVERRIGSKRFAALFLATGIIAGLAQIAFGFVIGSPITGVLGASGAIMAILGVLTVLNPGLKVYLYFILPVPIWLLTLGYAALSVVGVLPTSVGGTTALGNVAHMAHLSGLVLGLLYGQYVKGDVRSPSEVSLGGRGGGRRGGGRGPF; from the coding sequence ATGGCGAACTGTGCCGTGTGTGGCAAACACGTGGATATGCCGTACCGCTGCAACCGGTGCGGTGAGAACTACTGCTCGGAGCATCGACTCCCCGAGAACCACTCCTGTGCGGGCCTGAACGACTGGAACGACCCCGACGGCGTGTTCGACTCGGGCTTCGACGACGGCGTGAACGAGCGCGGCGGCTCCGGCGGGTTCCTCTCGGGGCTCACCAGCACCGGCGGCCCGCTGAGCTACTTCCGGGGGAACGTCTCGTACCTGTTCCTCGCCATCATGTTCGTCGTCTTCATCCTGGAGTTCCTCGTCATCTTCCTGGTTCCGGGTCTGTTCCGGGACATCTTCGTGCTGACGTCCGAGAACCCGTTCTACGTCTGGACGTGGGTCACGTCGGTGTTCTCGCACTCGCCGAACACGTTCTTCCACATCATCGGGAACGGTATCGTGCTGTACTTCTTCGGGCCGGTCGTCGAGCGACGTATCGGTTCGAAGCGCTTCGCCGCGCTGTTCCTCGCGACGGGCATCATCGCCGGCCTCGCGCAGATCGCCTTCGGCTTCGTCATCGGGAGCCCCATCACGGGCGTCCTGGGCGCCAGCGGTGCCATCATGGCGATTCTCGGCGTCCTGACGGTCCTGAATCCGGGGCTGAAGGTCTACCTCTACTTCATCCTTCCCGTCCCCATCTGGTTGCTGACCCTGGGCTACGCCGCGCTCTCCGTGGTCGGCGTCCTCCCGACGAGCGTGGGGGGCACCACCGCACTGGGCAACGTCGCGCACATGGCCCACCTCTCCGGCCTCGTCCTTGGCCTGCTCTACGGGCAGTACGTCAAGGGCGATGTCCGGAGCCCAAGCGAGGTCTCGCTCGGGGGGCGTGGCGGCGGTCGCCGGGGCGGCGGCCGGGGACCGTTCTGA
- a CDS encoding polymer-forming cytoskeletal protein: MSIRSDPLDRLQIPDGTTVEEHDLVANGDVVVGGQSTVEFGVRGRNVYAGERVRFGGDIEADGECRLDVWCDVGGNVLVGGDAYLGERVHVAGQLIVSGDLDIGDDVDIEDGFEANGWIVIRNPMPTIVFLFVYLSQLLRLGRDEDAEEVVDEFLTDDREHEPVLVPRGARVSDDAWQVSTPATVGADCRLHGNLRAESIDVGAGTELFGSLRAKGDITVAADAVIHGDVTTRGGDVTIAKAAHIRGDVAGENVDLHDDAEVDGAIRARGAMTITRDESEDEMEDEREVSTTDAEAAADAIERVEPSVTPRDVADDATPAVRPVTSPDESTGSDDLTPAIRRVDGADDESTADDGDGDGEPRDPDYSTSAPEPATNGHGLSSAIAEAEKR, from the coding sequence GTGTCCATCCGCTCGGACCCACTGGACCGGTTGCAGATTCCCGACGGCACGACCGTCGAGGAGCACGACCTCGTCGCGAACGGGGACGTGGTCGTGGGCGGCCAGTCGACCGTCGAGTTCGGGGTCCGCGGGCGGAACGTCTACGCCGGCGAGCGGGTCCGCTTCGGCGGCGACATCGAGGCCGACGGGGAGTGTCGGCTGGACGTCTGGTGTGATGTCGGCGGCAACGTCCTCGTCGGCGGCGACGCCTACCTCGGCGAGCGTGTCCACGTCGCCGGCCAGCTCATCGTCTCGGGCGACCTCGACATCGGCGACGACGTCGACATCGAGGACGGCTTCGAGGCGAACGGCTGGATTGTCATCCGGAACCCGATGCCGACTATCGTCTTCCTGTTTGTCTACCTCTCGCAGCTCCTGCGGCTGGGGCGTGACGAGGACGCCGAGGAGGTCGTCGACGAGTTCCTGACCGACGACCGCGAGCACGAGCCCGTGCTCGTCCCACGGGGCGCACGCGTCTCCGACGACGCCTGGCAGGTCTCGACGCCCGCGACGGTCGGCGCTGACTGCCGACTCCACGGGAACCTCCGGGCCGAGTCCATCGACGTGGGCGCGGGGACCGAGCTGTTCGGCTCGCTCCGCGCGAAGGGTGACATCACCGTGGCTGCCGACGCGGTCATCCACGGCGACGTGACCACGCGCGGCGGCGACGTGACCATCGCGAAGGCCGCCCACATCCGCGGCGACGTGGCCGGGGAGAACGTCGACCTCCACGACGACGCCGAGGTCGACGGCGCCATCCGGGCTCGCGGCGCGATGACCATCACCCGCGACGAGAGCGAGGACGAGATGGAGGACGAGCGCGAGGTGTCGACGACCGACGCCGAGGCGGCGGCCGACGCCATCGAGCGCGTCGAGCCGTCGGTCACACCCCGCGACGTGGCCGACGACGCGACGCCGGCCGTGCGCCCCGTGACCAGTCCGGACGAGTCGACGGGCAGCGACGACCTCACACCGGCAATCCGCCGGGTCGACGGGGCGGACGACGAGTCCACGGCCGACGACGGTGACGGTGACGGAGAACCCCGCGACCCGGACTACAGTACCTCCGCCCCCGAGCCCGCGACGAACGGCCACGGCCTCTCCAGCGCCATCGCCGAGGCAGAGAAGCGCTGA
- a CDS encoding RNA-binding domain-containing protein — MTDVYSVDVQMTAPVMPTEVTDRVRDAVENLFPEADIEEGHGELLAEAHSMETFSELLHEEAILDTARGQFLAHRQGDTFSFDLKKQAAFQGVVNFAVGDPAELGDIHVRVTVHEPSAEAYIDHVAPRTEDGTPIED; from the coding sequence GTGACCGACGTCTACAGCGTCGACGTCCAGATGACGGCGCCCGTCATGCCGACGGAGGTGACCGACCGCGTCCGCGACGCCGTCGAGAACCTGTTCCCCGAGGCCGATATCGAAGAGGGCCACGGCGAGTTGCTCGCCGAGGCCCACAGCATGGAGACCTTCTCGGAACTCCTCCACGAGGAGGCCATCCTCGACACGGCCCGCGGGCAGTTCCTCGCCCATCGACAGGGTGACACCTTCTCGTTCGACCTGAAGAAGCAGGCCGCGTTCCAGGGCGTGGTCAACTTCGCTGTCGGCGACCCGGCAGAGCTGGGCGACATCCACGTCCGCGTGACCGTCCACGAGCCCTCCGCCGAGGCGTACATCGACCACGTCGCGCCACGGACGGAGGACGGCACGCCCATCGAGGACTGA
- a CDS encoding AAA family ATPase, which translates to MRVIGTVGLAGSGKGEFAEVAREAGVPIVTMGDVIRAECRDRGLDPADHHGEVARALREENGPGAIAERSLPLIREALEESDVVLVDGLRSDVEVDAFEDAFGDAFSLVSVEAPYAVREERITDRGRDNTEHETLAERDARELGFGMGRAMDRADLVVENVDSLERLRERAHTVVEEGIDAVEPDDGFDWRESPGAEELEEVGES; encoded by the coding sequence ATGCGTGTCATCGGAACCGTCGGGCTGGCCGGGAGTGGCAAGGGCGAGTTCGCCGAGGTGGCCCGCGAGGCCGGCGTCCCGATCGTCACGATGGGTGACGTCATCCGGGCCGAGTGCCGGGACCGCGGGCTGGACCCCGCCGACCACCACGGCGAGGTCGCGCGGGCCCTCCGCGAGGAGAACGGGCCCGGCGCCATCGCGGAGCGCTCGCTCCCGCTCATCCGTGAGGCCCTCGAGGAGAGCGACGTGGTCCTCGTGGACGGGCTCCGCTCTGACGTGGAGGTCGACGCCTTCGAGGACGCCTTCGGCGACGCCTTCTCGCTGGTGAGTGTCGAGGCGCCCTACGCGGTCCGCGAGGAGCGCATCACCGACCGGGGACGGGACAACACCGAGCACGAGACGCTGGCCGAGCGTGACGCCCGCGAACTCGGCTTCGGGATGGGCCGGGCGATGGACCGCGCGGACCTCGTCGTCGAGAACGTCGACTCACTGGAGCGGCTCCGCGAGCGCGCCCACACCGTCGTCGAGGAGGGCATCGACGCCGTCGAGCCCGACGACGGCTTCGACTGGCGCGAGAGCCCCGGCGCCGAGGAACTGGAGGAGGTGGGGGAGTCGTGA
- a CDS encoding CAP domain-containing protein: MADCVVCGRETSVTAACPHCGQPVCAAHRATDAHDCPGLDAERTRGWIIDLDGPQPKPADREDGTTAGTAREDGTAAGTAREDPDWVDLLTPSRSGAYMAVASVLVLLVAALLVVVAAPGPGAAAGEDLDETRVERLVAQEVNDRRAANGLDALDYDTGLAEVAAYHSRDMHERDYFAHEGPDGETVGDRYARFGIDCNGGENIYLTHGGGLAATEQTLAEHVVREWMNSEGHREAILKERFNRQGIGIVIVDGSVYATQNFC; this comes from the coding sequence ATGGCCGATTGCGTCGTCTGTGGGCGGGAGACCTCCGTCACGGCCGCCTGTCCGCACTGTGGACAGCCGGTCTGTGCGGCCCACCGGGCGACCGACGCACACGACTGTCCCGGCCTCGACGCCGAGCGGACGCGCGGCTGGATCATCGACCTCGACGGGCCGCAGCCGAAACCTGCCGACCGTGAGGACGGCACCACAGCGGGCACCGCCCGCGAGGACGGCACCGCAGCGGGCACTGCCCGCGAGGACCCGGACTGGGTCGACCTGCTGACGCCCTCCCGGAGCGGCGCGTACATGGCCGTCGCCAGCGTCCTCGTCCTGCTCGTCGCCGCGCTACTGGTCGTCGTCGCGGCCCCCGGTCCCGGCGCGGCCGCCGGAGAGGACCTCGACGAGACCCGGGTCGAACGGCTCGTCGCCCAGGAGGTCAACGACCGCCGGGCCGCCAACGGTCTCGACGCGCTCGACTACGACACCGGGCTGGCCGAGGTGGCGGCCTACCACTCCCGGGATATGCACGAGCGCGACTACTTCGCCCACGAGGGCCCCGACGGCGAGACGGTGGGTGACCGCTACGCCCGCTTCGGTATCGACTGCAACGGCGGCGAGAACATCTACCTCACCCACGGCGGCGGGCTGGCCGCGACGGAGCAGACGCTGGCCGAGCACGTGGTTCGCGAGTGGATGAACTCTGAAGGCCACCGGGAGGCCATCCTGAAGGAGCGCTTCAACCGGCAGGGCATCGGCATCGTCATCGTCGATGGGTCGGTGTACGCCACGCAGAACTTCTGCTAG
- a CDS encoding protein-L-isoaspartate(D-aspartate) O-methyltransferase gives MTDADLREARERMVEGLVSGGRISDERVADALRAVPRHAFVPEGKRDAAYADRPLPIGDGQTISAPHMVAVMAELLDVDAGDRVLEIGTGCGYHAAVTAELGAEVYSIEFEPRLAREARERLDRLGYDVRVREGDGHEGWPEHAPYDAAYLTCAAGEFPEAVVEQVRPGGTLLAPLSDGVGQTLVEATPRADGSLDRESHGGVRFVEMRGG, from the coding sequence ATGACTGATGCGGACCTCCGCGAGGCCCGCGAACGGATGGTCGAGGGCCTCGTCTCCGGCGGCCGTATCAGCGACGAGCGCGTGGCCGACGCACTCCGGGCGGTCCCGCGCCACGCGTTCGTCCCCGAGGGGAAGCGTGACGCTGCGTACGCCGACCGTCCACTCCCCATCGGCGACGGACAGACCATCTCCGCGCCGCACATGGTGGCGGTGATGGCCGAACTGCTCGATGTCGATGCGGGCGACCGCGTCCTCGAAATCGGCACGGGCTGTGGCTACCACGCCGCCGTCACGGCCGAACTCGGCGCCGAGGTGTACAGTATCGAGTTCGAGCCCCGGCTGGCCCGCGAGGCCCGCGAGCGCCTCGACCGCCTGGGCTACGATGTCCGCGTCCGCGAAGGGGACGGCCACGAGGGCTGGCCCGAACACGCCCCGTACGACGCCGCGTACCTGACCTGTGCCGCCGGCGAGTTCCCCGAGGCTGTCGTCGAGCAGGTCCGACCCGGAGGGACCCTGCTCGCGCCGCTCTCCGACGGGGTCGGGCAGACGCTCGTAGAGGCCACGCCGCGGGCCGACGGCTCGCTGGACCGCGAATCCCACGGTGGCGTCCGCTTCGTCGAGATGCGCGGTGGCTGA
- a CDS encoding HVO_0476 family zinc finger protein — MSTTRVAVACPSCSPGDETVHEVLHEHGHATVRCTECDHVHKTDLPDEPTVERRVIVSQEGDSFDATVEFDPEETLAVDDEFLVETEEAILSVAVTSLELAGEDESPRTDAAPVDDVKTVWTRVVGNVSVDLTLHPKDGRHDSTYSTTVRVPGDEVFTVGQTQEYGDAEFTVEGIFLRSDVERYGQQKLDYAGDQAPAKHIKRVYARDESRTSNAWSGW, encoded by the coding sequence ATGAGCACGACTCGCGTCGCGGTCGCCTGTCCGTCCTGTTCGCCGGGGGACGAGACGGTCCACGAGGTGTTACACGAGCACGGTCACGCCACCGTCCGCTGTACGGAGTGCGACCACGTCCACAAGACGGACCTCCCGGACGAACCTACCGTCGAGCGACGGGTCATCGTCTCGCAGGAGGGGGATTCGTTCGACGCGACCGTCGAGTTCGACCCCGAGGAGACGCTCGCGGTCGACGACGAGTTCCTCGTCGAGACCGAGGAGGCCATCCTCTCGGTCGCGGTGACGAGCCTCGAACTCGCCGGCGAGGACGAATCACCCCGGACCGACGCCGCCCCCGTCGACGACGTGAAGACGGTCTGGACGCGCGTCGTCGGCAACGTCTCGGTCGACCTCACCCTCCACCCGAAGGACGGCCGCCACGACTCGACGTACTCGACGACGGTCCGGGTGCCCGGCGACGAGGTGTTCACGGTCGGTCAGACCCAGGAGTACGGCGACGCCGAGTTCACCGTCGAGGGCATCTTCCTCCGGAGCGACGTGGAGCGCTACGGCCAGCAGAAACTCGACTACGCGGGCGACCAGGCGCCCGCCAAACACATCAAGCGGGTGTACGCCCGCGACGAGAGCCGGACCTCGAACGCCTGGTCGGGGTGGTGA
- a CDS encoding MFS transporter, which translates to MFNISMRQRRSLLWALLAGGFLLVNFHRTATAVLADTLAATFDATGAELGSLHASFFYIYAALQLPSGLVVDRYGPRRVGAVGLAAMTGGVVWFAFSGGLAEAFLARGAIGLGGSVLYISTLRFCANWYRPDEYATMTGYTIAAAGVGGILATTPLALAIEAAGWRTAMLAAGGVGAGLAVAIGAAVRDTPARAGHEAVAGADDAGAAATLEDVLANTRTVLAERETWLMGVALFLTLGTNFTVLGLWGVPYVVDIYGVDVATASTYVLLGNVGFVIGSPAFGALSDRLERRTALMVGAAALFTLSYAALVLVPPLPVVGTALFCALFANGGVALAFTVGKERHDAEVAGTVTGVINSMGYFGAAVFPTLLGAVLDAYWTGEVIGGARVYTVPGYRVAFAIATATGVLATGAVVWLHRREQRAPAADGAAPATD; encoded by the coding sequence ATGTTCAATATCTCGATGCGCCAGCGCCGGTCCCTCCTGTGGGCGCTGCTCGCCGGAGGGTTCCTGCTGGTGAACTTCCACCGGACGGCGACGGCCGTACTGGCGGATACGCTCGCGGCCACCTTCGACGCGACCGGCGCCGAACTCGGGAGCCTCCACGCCTCCTTCTTCTACATCTACGCCGCCCTCCAGCTGCCCTCGGGGCTCGTGGTGGACCGCTACGGCCCGCGGCGGGTCGGTGCCGTCGGCCTCGCGGCGATGACCGGCGGCGTGGTCTGGTTCGCGTTCAGTGGCGGTCTCGCCGAGGCGTTCCTCGCGCGCGGCGCCATCGGGCTGGGCGGGAGCGTGCTGTACATCTCGACGCTCCGGTTCTGTGCGAACTGGTACCGGCCGGACGAGTACGCGACCATGACCGGCTACACCATCGCGGCGGCCGGGGTCGGCGGTATCCTCGCGACGACCCCGCTCGCGCTCGCCATCGAGGCGGCCGGGTGGCGGACGGCGATGCTGGCCGCGGGTGGCGTCGGCGCTGGCCTCGCAGTCGCCATCGGTGCGGCCGTCAGGGACACGCCCGCCCGTGCCGGACACGAGGCGGTCGCGGGGGCCGACGACGCGGGGGCGGCGGCCACGCTGGAGGACGTGCTCGCCAACACGCGGACCGTCCTCGCGGAGCGCGAGACGTGGCTGATGGGCGTCGCCCTCTTCCTCACGCTCGGCACCAACTTCACCGTCCTCGGGCTGTGGGGCGTGCCGTACGTCGTGGACATCTACGGCGTCGACGTGGCAACCGCCTCGACGTACGTCCTGCTGGGGAACGTCGGGTTCGTAATCGGCTCGCCCGCGTTCGGCGCGCTCTCGGACCGGCTCGAGCGCCGGACGGCACTGATGGTCGGGGCCGCCGCGCTGTTCACGCTGAGCTACGCCGCGCTCGTGCTGGTGCCACCCCTGCCGGTCGTGGGGACGGCGCTGTTCTGCGCGCTGTTCGCCAACGGCGGCGTCGCACTCGCGTTCACCGTTGGCAAGGAGCGCCACGATGCCGAGGTGGCAGGCACCGTCACCGGCGTCATCAACAGCATGGGCTACTTCGGCGCGGCCGTGTTCCCGACGCTGCTCGGGGCGGTCCTCGACGCCTACTGGACGGGAGAGGTCATCGGCGGTGCCCGGGTCTACACCGTCCCGGGCTACCGCGTTGCGTTCGCCATCGCGACGGCGACCGGCGTGCTCGCCACGGGGGCCGTCGTCTGGCTCCACCGGCGCGAGCAGCGGGCGCCCGCTGCTGACGGGGCCGCGCCCGCGACCGACTGA